The genomic window TCCCGGATTCGCACGACGAGCGGACGGGCCTTCATGCCTCGGGGTGCACCTCGTGCCGGACGGAAGCCCGCCCGCGACGATCGATGCGACGACGGACGGCGGCGTGCTGCAGACGTGACCCGATTGTGTCCGCGATGCCCACGGAAGCGGTTGAGCCCAAGGCCGTAGCGACCGACCCGTTGAACAGGAATTAGTCCCATCTCCACCGACTCCATGAATCAGCCATCACCCTCGAAGGCGACCGTGTCCTTCATCAGCCTCGGATGCTCCAAGAACCTGGTGGACTCCGAGCGGATGCTCGGGCTCCTCTCTCAGGACGGGTTTGCGCTCGTCCCCGAGGGCCAGCCGTCGGACCTGGTGATCGTGAATACCTGCGGTTTCATCGACGCGGCGCGGCAGGAGTCCTGCGAGGTCATCGAGGAATTGCTGGACCGAAAGCGGGCCGGCGCCGTCAAGGGCGTGGTCGTCGCGGGCTGCCTCGCGGAGCGGCAGAAGGACGTGCTGCTGGAGGAGTTTCCGGAGGTTGACCAGGTCGTCGGCGTCTTCGGTCGTGAGGAGATCGCCCGCGTCTCGCGGCGGATCCTCGGGGGCCTGGAGGAGCAGAGGTCCCTCTTCCGCCCGGCCCCGGTGCAGGCGCAGGACGACCGGGCACGTCTGCGGATCACGCCCCGCCACTTCGCGTACCTGAAGGTCTCCGAGGGCTGCGACCGGCTCTGCACCTTCTGCGCGATCCCCTACATGCGGGGCAAGCACGTCACCAAGCCCATCGAGCAGGTCGTGGCCGAGGCCCGCGAGCTCGTCGCCGACGGCGTCCGCGAGCTGATCCTGGTCGCCCAGGACATGACCTATTACGGCGTGGACCTCTACGGCCGGCCCCGGCTCGCCGAACTGCTGAAGGAGCTGGATCAGGTCGAGGAGCTCGACTGGATCCGCATCCTCTACAACTACCCCAATTACTTCACCGAAGAGCTGTACGAGGTGCTCGGGTCCGCCCGGCGGATCATCCCCTACCTGGACATGCCGCTCCAACACATCAACGACCGGATGCTCCGGATGATGAATCGGCGGCACACCCGGGCGGAGACCGAGTCCATCATCGCGCGGCTCCGCGCGACGATGCCGGGCCTGGTGCTGCGGACCACCCTCATCGTCGGCTTCCCGGGCGAGACCGAATCCGAGTTCCGCGAGCTGCTCGACTTCGTCGAGGCGACGAGGTTCGAGCGCCTCGGCGCCTTCGCCTACTCCCTCGAGCCGGACACCCCGGCCGCGAGGCTGCCGAATCATGTGGAGCAGGCCGTCAAGGAGGAGCGTCAGGCCCGGATCATGGCCGCGCAGCAGCCGATCGCCGAGGCGTTCAACCGCACGCTGGTCGGTCGGACGCTGGACGTCCTCGTGGACGGCCCCGCGCCGGCGGGCGCGGGGGGAGTCCCCGCGGGCGAGGCGTGGCTCGGACGGACGTATGCCGATGCCCCGGATGTGGACGGCGTGACCCTGCTCGCAGGCCCGGATTACCGGCCGGGGGACCTGGTCCCTTGCGAGATCGTCGAAGCCCGCGGCCACGACCTGATCGCGAGCCCGCTGGCCCCCGCCCCGCCGAGGCGGAAGCGTCCGAGGCCCCGGCCTCGCCGGAGGCCCGCCTCGAGCTCCTTGACCATCCTGGATGGGATGTCATGAGCGGCCCGCGGGAACGCGGAGAGGCGACGGCCACGCTCCCCCAGGGCGGCCCGCGAAGGCCGCGATTCTGGAACGTGCCCAATTCGCTCACCGTCGGCCGCCTGATCATGTCGGTCGTCGTCTTCGCCCTAATGGGGGGAGAGTATTACGCCGCGGCGTTCCTGGTGTTCATCCTGGCCGCCCTCAGCGACTGGCTGGACGGCTATTTCGCGCGGCTGCTCGACCAGGGGACACCCATCGGCCGCCAGCTCGACCCCCTCATCGACAAGGTGATCGTCTCCGGCTGCTACATCTACCTGTCGGCGATCGCCGATCGCACGGGCGTCCGTCCCTGGATGGTCACGGCGATCGTCGTCCGCGAGCTGCTCATCCAGGGCCTTCGCAGCCTGCTGGAAGGGCAGGGCCAGCCCTTCGGGGCCAAGATGGCCGGCAAGCTGAAGACCACGGCACAGTGCTTCTCCATCGGCGCGGCGCTCCTGGCGCTGGCCATGCCCACCCCGCCCGGATGGCTCCTCGGGACGCGCGACGGCTTCACCTGGCTCGCCGTCCTGCTCACGCTCTACAGCGGCGCCAGCTACATGTCCGGGGCGATGCCCGCCCTCCGCGGCCAGGCCACGAGGAATTGACCCTGATGGAATGGTTCGAGTCCCTGCTCCTGGGCGTCATCCAGGGCGTCACGGAGTTCCTGCCGGTTTCGAGCGACGGGCACCTGGCCATCACGCAGCAGGCCTTCGCCTGGCTGACGGGCCACCGGCGTACCGGCAAGGAAGACCTGTTCTTCGACATCATGCTCCACGTGGGGACGCTCTGCGCCATCCTCTTCCATTACCGGAAGGAGATCATCGAGGGCGCCAGGGGGTTCCTCACGGACGCGAAAGCCAGGCCGGCCGACTTGGATACGGACTCGGGCGACCCGGCGGCCGATAAGACCGTGCGGCCCGGCTTCGATCGAGCCTCGATCTTCCGCGTCGGCCTGCTCGCGGCGGTGGCCACCTCCCCCCTGGTGCCGTTCGCCCTCCTGTTCAAGAAGAAGCTGGAGGAGGCCTTCCAGAGCACCACGGCGGCGGGGGTTGGCTTCCTGATCACGGCCTCGGCGCTCCTGATCGTGACCTGGCGGATGCGCGGGCAGGACGGCAGGAAGGACGCCGCGACGATGACCTGGCTGGACGCCCTGCTGATCGGC from Aquisphaera giovannonii includes these protein-coding regions:
- the rimO gene encoding 30S ribosomal protein S12 methylthiotransferase RimO: MNQPSPSKATVSFISLGCSKNLVDSERMLGLLSQDGFALVPEGQPSDLVIVNTCGFIDAARQESCEVIEELLDRKRAGAVKGVVVAGCLAERQKDVLLEEFPEVDQVVGVFGREEIARVSRRILGGLEEQRSLFRPAPVQAQDDRARLRITPRHFAYLKVSEGCDRLCTFCAIPYMRGKHVTKPIEQVVAEARELVADGVRELILVAQDMTYYGVDLYGRPRLAELLKELDQVEELDWIRILYNYPNYFTEELYEVLGSARRIIPYLDMPLQHINDRMLRMMNRRHTRAETESIIARLRATMPGLVLRTTLIVGFPGETESEFRELLDFVEATRFERLGAFAYSLEPDTPAARLPNHVEQAVKEERQARIMAAQQPIAEAFNRTLVGRTLDVLVDGPAPAGAGGVPAGEAWLGRTYADAPDVDGVTLLAGPDYRPGDLVPCEIVEARGHDLIASPLAPAPPRRKRPRPRPRRRPASSSLTILDGMS
- the pgsA gene encoding CDP-diacylglycerol--glycerol-3-phosphate 3-phosphatidyltransferase, with the protein product MSGPRERGEATATLPQGGPRRPRFWNVPNSLTVGRLIMSVVVFALMGGEYYAAAFLVFILAALSDWLDGYFARLLDQGTPIGRQLDPLIDKVIVSGCYIYLSAIADRTGVRPWMVTAIVVRELLIQGLRSLLEGQGQPFGAKMAGKLKTTAQCFSIGAALLALAMPTPPGWLLGTRDGFTWLAVLLTLYSGASYMSGAMPALRGQATRN